From the Lathyrus oleraceus cultivar Zhongwan6 chromosome 4, CAAS_Psat_ZW6_1.0, whole genome shotgun sequence genome, one window contains:
- the LOC127138804 gene encoding alkaline/neutral invertase A, mitochondrial has translation MTTGSCIGISTMKPCCRILTKISDSSMVRVLSRSSYSSSIHRHRYYRCKNTKIVGYIHVTNLNRRDFSIIDSNWVHSRNFSTDFCVRIGSVRPRVVSLIPNVASNFRNQSTSVDSNVNDKSFENIFIQTSLNAKPLLCEEIETRDQRKLEEDDGSTVNLDYNLNDLSEDKVERELSEIEKEAWELLRSSVVTYCGNPVGTVAANDPAENQPLNYDQVFIRDFVPSALAFLLNGEGEIVKNFLLHTLQLQSWEKTVDCYSPGQGLMPASFKVRTVALDGSNEAFEEVLDPDFGESAIGRVAPVDSGLWWIILLRAYGKLTGDYSLQDRVDVQTGIRLILKLCLTDGFDMFPSLLVTDGSCMIDRRMGIHGHPLEIQALFYSALRCSREMLIVNDTTSSLVAAVSNRLSALLFHMREYYWVNMKKINEIYRYKTEEYSTDAVNKFNIYPEQIPSWLVDWISEEGGYFIGNLQPAHMDFRFFTLGNLWAIVSSLGTTRQNEGILNLIDAKWDDIIGQMPLKICFPALEGEEWRIITGCDPKNTPWSYHNGGSWPTLLWQFTLACIKMGRSDLAQKAVDLAEKRLNADKWPEYYDTRNGKFIGKQSRLMQTWTIAGFLTSKMLLKNPEKASLLFWEEDFEILQNCVCLLNKSGKRKCSRFAARSKTLV, from the exons ATGACTACTGGTAGTTGTATTGGAATTTCTACCATGAAGCCTTGTTGTAGAATCCTAACTAAGATTAGTGATTCATCAATGGTGAGGGTTTTGTCCAGATCAAGCTATTCCAGTTCAATCCATAGGCATAGATACTATAGATGTAAGAATACTAAGATTGTAGGTTATATACATGTGACTAATTTGAATCGGAGAGATTTTAGCATTATCGATTCGAATTGGGTTCACTCTAGGAATTTTAGCACAGATTTTTGTGTTAGAATTGGTAGTGTTAGACCTAGGGTTGTATCATTGATACCGAATGTAGCTTCGAATTTTAGAAACCAGTCTACATCGGTTGATTCTAATGTTAATGACAAAAGCTTTGAGAATATTTTCATTCAAACCAGTTTGAATGCAAAGCCGTTGTTGTGTGAAGAAATTGAGACTCGTGATCAAAGGAAATTGGAAGAAGATGACGGGTCGACTGTAAATTTAGATTATAATTTGAATGATTTGAGTGAGGATAAAGTTGAGAGGGAGCTTTCTGAGATTGAAAAGGAAGCTTGGGAGTTGCTTCGAAGTTCTGTTGTTACATACTGTGGGAATCCAGTGGGGACTGTTGCAGCTAATGATCCTGCTGAGAATCAACCTCTGAATTATGATCAAGTCTTTATTCGTGATTTTGTTCCATCTGCACTTGCGTTTCTGCTCAACGGTGAAGGGGaaattgtcaagaattttctACTTCATACGTTGCAATTGCAG AGTTGGGAGAAGACTGTTGACTGCTACAGCCCAGGGCAAGGATTGATGCCAGCAAGCTTCAAAGTTAGAACTGTTGCTCTTGATGGAAGTAATGAAGCATTTGAGGAAGTTTTAGATCCCGATTTCGGTGAATCAGCAATAGGCCGTGTTGCTCCTGTCGATTCAG GATTGTGGTGGATTATATTGTTGAGAGCATACGGGAAATTAACGGGCGACTATTCATTGCAAGATAGAGTGGATGTCCAGACAGGCATAAGACTGATCCTTAAGTTGTGTCTAACTGATGGATTTGACATGTTTCCTTCTCTACTAGTCACCGATGGTTCTTGCATGATTGATAGAAGGATGGGAATTCATGGTCACCCTCTTGAGATACAA GCATTATTTTACTCTGCTCTACGCTGTTCCCGTGAGATGCTGATAGTGAATGATACAACTAGTAGTCTCGTGGCTGCAGTTAGTAATCGCCTTAGTGCACTCTTGTTTCACATGAGAGAATATTATTGGGTTAACATGAAGAAGATTAATGAAATTTATCGGTATAAGACGGAAGAGTATTCTACTGATGCCGTCAACAAGTTTAACATCTATCCAGAGCAAATTCCTTCATGGCTTGTAGACTGGATATCCGAGGAGGGTGGATACTTCATCGGAAATCTGCAACCTGCTCACATGGACTTTAGATTTTTCACACTTGGGAACCTTTGGGCCATTGTCTCTTCTTTAGGTACAACAAGACAGAACGAGGGCATTTTGAATTTAATCGATGCTAAATGGGATGATATCATTGGTCAAATGCCTCTCAAGATATGTTTTCCAGCGTTGGAGGGTGAGGAATGGCGTATAATTACTGGCTGTGACCCCAAGAACAC CCCTTGGTCATATCACAACGGCGGATCTTGGCCAACACTTCTATGGCAG TTCACTTTAGCATGCATCAAGATGGGCAGGTCTGATTTAGCACAGAAGGCAGTTGATTTAGCAGAAAAAAGACTTAATGCAGATAAATGGCCAGAATATTATGATACTAGAAATGGAAAGTTTATTGGGAAGCAATCAAGGTTGATGCAAACATGGACAATTGCTGGTTTTCTTACATCAAAGATGCTTCTAAAAAATCCAGAGAAAGCATCTTTGTTGTTTTGGGAAGAGGATTTTGAAATTCTTCAGAATTGTGTCTGCCTGCTTAACAAAAGTGGTAAAAGAAAGTGTTCCCGTTTTGCAGCAAGATCTAAGACTCTTGTTTAA
- the LOC127138805 gene encoding gibberellin 2-beta-dioxygenase 2-like translates to MVLASPKPHRSETILPNDVIPIIDLKGERCEVIKLIVKASEEFGFFKVINHGILDETIDKMEEAGFSFFAKPMNQKKLSSPAYGSKNIGFNGDIGEVEYLLLNANTSSIAQISKTISIHDPHSNFRYRVSEYTEAVKEVACEILELMAEGLGVPDRKVFSSLIKDIESDSILRLNHYPPTLVKDKDKSHSNNVGFGEHSDPQILTILRSNDVSGLQISLQHGLWIPINPDPSALCVNVGDVLQVMTNGRFVSVRHRAMTNSNKSRMSMAYFGAPPLNASIVAPPVLVTPHRPSLFRQFTWADYKKATYSLRLGDTRIQLFRANMS, encoded by the exons ATGGTATTGGCTTCACCAAAACCACATAGGAGTGAAACAATTTTACCAAATGATGTGATTCCAATAATAGACCTAAAAGGTGAAAGGTGTGAGGTAATAAAACTCATAGTGAAAGCAAGTGAAGAGTTTGGTTTCTTCAAAGTCATAAACCATGGCATTCTTGATGAAACTATTGATAAAATGGAAGAAGCTGGTTTTAGTTTCTTTGCAAAACCAATGAATCAAAAGAAACTATCTTCACCTGCTTATGGTTCTAAGAATATTGGATTCAATGGTGATATTGGTGAAGTTGAGTATCTTCTTCTTAATGCTAACACTTCCTCCATTGCTCAAATATCTAAAACTATTTCCATTCATGATCCACATTCTAATTTCAG GTATAGGGTGAGTGAATATACAGAAGCAGTGAAAGAGGTGGCATGTGAGATATTAGAGTTAATGGCAGAAGGTTTGGGGGTCCCTGATAGAAAGGTATTCAGCAGTTTAATAAAGGATATTGAAAGTGACTCTATTCTTAGGCTCAATCACTACCCACCTACACTAGTTAAGGACAAGGACAAGTCACACTCCAACAATGTTGGCTTTGGGGAGCATTCTGACCCTCAGATCTTGACCATTCTTAGATCTAATGACGTTTCTGGTCTTCAAATCTCTCTTCAACATGGTCTATGGATTCCTATTAACCCTGACCCCTCAGCTCTCTGTGTTAATGTTGGTGATGTCCTTCAG GTAATGACAAATGGAAGATTTGTAAGCGTGAGACATAGGGCAATGACAAACTCAAACAAATCTAGAATGTCAATGGCATATTTTGGGGCTCCACCTCTAAATGCTTCCATTGTTGCTCCACCAGTTTTGGTTACACCTCACAGGCCCTCACTCTTCAGACAATTTACTTGGGCCGATTACAAAAAAGCTACTTACTCTCTAAGGCTTGGTGACACAAGAATTCAACTTTTTAGAGCAAACATGTCATGA